In Camarhynchus parvulus chromosome Z, STF_HiC, whole genome shotgun sequence, a genomic segment contains:
- the ZNF367 gene encoding zinc finger protein 367, which translates to MAERLPPAPPSVIFCQDSPKRVLVSVIKTTPIKPSSAGSGAEEPMPVPPVPTSPGFSDFMVYPWRWGENAHNVTLSPGGGDSTAGPSALPPPRGGASRVPGGDEEKAGSPGSGGRHRHLKDGIRRGRPRADTVRDLISEGEHSSSRIRCNICNRVFPREKSLQAHKRTHTGERPYLCDYPDCGKAFVQSGQLKTHQRLHTGEKPFVCSENGCLSRFTHANRHCPKHPYARLKREELTDRLSKKETADNKAVAEWLAKYWETREQRAPALKTKAIQKTDQEQQDPMEYLQSDEEDDEEKNSAHSAACHRRLQEQRERMHGALALIELANLAVAPLRQ; encoded by the exons ATGGCGGAGCGGCTCCCGCCCGCCCCCCCCTCGGTGATTTTTTGCCAGGACTCCCCGAAGCGCGTCCTGGTTTCCGTTATCAAAACCACCCCGATCAAGCCCTCctcggcggggagcggggccgagGAGCCGATGCCCGTCCCGCCCGtccccaccagccctggcttCAGCGACTTCATGGTCTACCCGTGGCGCTGGGGCGAGAACGCGCACAACGTGACCCTCAGCCCCGGCGGCGGCGACAGCACCGCCGGCCCGTCAGCCCTGCCGCCGCCCCGCGGGGGAGCGAGCAGAGTCCCCGGCGGGGACGAGGAGAAGGCGGGGAGcccggggagcggcgggcggcACCGGCACCTGAAG GATGGAATCAGACGTGGCCGTCCAAGAGCAGACACTGTCCGAGACCTGATCAGTGAAGGAGAGCACTCTTCCAGCAGGATACGCTGCAATATTTGCAACAGGGTCTTTCCACGAGAGAAGTCACTGCAAGCCCATAAACGAACTCACACTG GTGAAAGGCCTTATTTATGTGATTACCCAGATTGTGGGAAAGCCTTTGTACAGAGTGGGCAGCTCAAAACTCACCAGCGTCTCCACACAGGAGAGAAGCCTTTTGTCTGCTCAGAGAATG GCTGTTTAAGCAGATTCACACATGCAAACCGTCATTGTCCCAAACATCCCTATGCCCGACTGAAGAGGGAAGAGCTCACAGACAGGCTGAGTAAGAAGGAGACAGCTGACAATAAAGCTGTGGCCGAGTGGCTAGCGAA GTACTGGGAGACTAGAGAGCAGCGTGCTCCTGCTTTGAAGACCAAAGCAATCCAGAAAACAGATCAGGAACAGCAGGACCCAATGGAGTATCTTCAGTCTGATGAAGAGGACgatgaagagaaaaacagcGCTCATTCAGCTGCCTGCCACCGTCGCCTCCAGGAGCAGCGTGAACGCATGCATGGCGCGCTGGCGCTCATTGAGCTGGCAAACTTAGCTGTGGCACCCCTGCGACAGTAG
- the SLC35D2 gene encoding UDP-N-acetylglucosamine/UDP-glucose/GDP-mannose transporter, translating into MSAGQAAGEETDAAAASPTVPRVLSALFYGTCSFLTVLVNKALLSAYSFPSPMFLGIGQMTATILILYVSKLNKIVHFPDFDKSIPVKLFPLPLIYVGNHLSGLSSTSKLSLPMFTVLRKFTIPLTLLLEIIILGKRYPLNIIVSVFAIILGAFIAAGSDLSFSLEGYIFVLLNDIFTAANGVYTKQKIDPKELGKYGVLFYNACFMVIPTVIISFSTGDFQQATHFQHWTNFLFVFQFILSCLLGFLLMYSTVLCSHYNSALTTTVVGAIKNISIAYIGMLIGGDYIFSMLNFVGLNICMAGGLRYSFLTLRGNSKPAQPGDEENALTVSKT; encoded by the exons ATGAGCGCCGGGCAGGCCGCGGGGGAGGAGACGGACGCCGCCGCCGCTTCCCCGACAGTTCCCAGGGTGCTCTCGGCGCTCTTCTACGGGACGTGCTCTTTCCTCACCGTGCTGGTCAACAAGGCGCTCCTCAGCGCCTACAG cttcccatCACCAATGTTTCTTGGAATTGGACAG aTGACAGCCACTATACTTATCTTGTATGTGTCAAAACTAAATAAGATTGTTCATTTCCCTGATTTTGACAAAAGTATACCTGTGAAG TTATTTCCTCTGCCTCTGATTTATGTTGGAAACCACTTAAGTGGATTATCAAGTACCAGCAAGCTCAG TTTGCCGATGTTTACAGTGCTCAGGAAGTTTACCATTCCACTTACTTTACTGCTGGAAATCATCATACTTGG GAAACGGTACCCACTGAATATTATAGTCAGCGTATTTGCCATCATTCTTGGGGCTTTCATAGCCGCTGG gtCTGATCTGTCTTTCAGTCTGGAGGGCTATATCTTTGTGTTGCTAAATGATATCTTCACAGCAGCAAATGGAGTTtatacaaagcagaaaattgaTCCAAAG GAGTTGGGAAAATATGGTGTCCTGTTTTATAATGCTTGTTTCATGGTGATTCCAACAGTTATTATTAGCTTTTCTACTGGAGACTTTCAGCAG GCAAcacatttccagcactggacaaattttttatttgtctttcaaTTTATTCTTTCCTGCTTGTTGGG GTTTCTCTTGATGTATTCTACTGTCCTGTGCAGTCATTACAATTCTGCACTCACAACAACAGTAGTTGGTGCCATCAAG aatATATCCATTGCTTACATCGGAATGTTGATTGGTGGAGATTACATATTCTCCATGTTAAACTTTGTAGGGCTAAATATTTG CATGGCAGGAGGACTGAGATACTCATTTTTAACATTAAGAGGAAACAGCAAGCCTGCACAACCTGGGGATGAAGAGAATGCACTTACAGTGTCAAAGACTTAG